A region of Micromonospora sp. WMMD882 DNA encodes the following proteins:
- a CDS encoding lantibiotic dehydratase — MALGRAPAATRRVRVGPVVVRRRCGSGPQVLRDLSGDRVWAAAGRVAEAEKTCRTRGAAAADVISALVPLATPAERRRLLRARRDAYNGRVLTTVAGELLDVGPVAAYERARSELDRRWTELRTALTELDRATRATVHDRLTDPDFAASVELSVPGLLAEIRRSGRHRPGSARDRRRLLTVFRLLQRSATKPSPFARLAEATLLVPGAGRRPPHRRVRVDRQALDWVQHWVRGRGLRSVTPEQVWVTTNPTATVGEPAEGRVSWLVTGGPVDDLRTAACPDRLAGLLRRLRSPRRLRDLSPDGTVPDQLAALLRCGLLEVGLRPPGHGRQVLDGVLAALPATTGEDDADDLRAALRLLRDIEADPSPVPGALTAPARAGLERLATACGVSTAGTDRLLVTDDLVGVVDEPAPALDGEVLADLGRVKLIAPLLAPELPFQLAGTLAFRDRFGTDAVPLLTAYRWFVGSGRAAADAMVAESSRPLLRRTLELRAGLTDLLRALAAGSPGAHEVRLDGAELDRLADALPDEVPEWACAAWPVQFAGDRVVLNGLGCGYGRFAARVAAGLGGAPVGLLREWAGAADVGEPDALAVDVTARFGATANERPRLLPYSLAFPGHALECDPEARIDPGDCTVRVDPARGRLLLHSSALPGRPLVPVPQNATLTQLAPPFFRWLRRLGPATGSTLAFWDQVDGDVAAGSRGVRHYPRLVLGRLVLARRTWKVPPTALPAGADDAARTVGWHRWCAGTGVPRQFFVRAVTLPEPWDVVRGRASDEWVGQARSRSGSAVRKPVYVDLSQPRCWPEGTAGALTLTEPLPDPAALALRTHAAEYVIETSQPPRRRSRV; from the coding sequence ATGGCGTTAGGGCGGGCGCCCGCGGCGACGCGCAGGGTGCGGGTCGGGCCGGTGGTGGTCCGCCGCCGCTGCGGATCGGGCCCACAGGTCCTGCGGGACCTCTCCGGCGACCGGGTGTGGGCGGCAGCCGGGCGGGTCGCCGAGGCCGAGAAGACCTGCCGTACGCGGGGCGCGGCGGCGGCGGACGTCATCAGCGCCCTCGTGCCGCTGGCGACGCCGGCCGAGCGGCGTCGGCTGCTCCGCGCCCGGCGGGACGCCTACAACGGCCGCGTGCTGACCACCGTCGCCGGGGAACTGCTCGACGTCGGGCCGGTCGCCGCGTACGAGCGGGCGCGCTCGGAACTCGACCGACGGTGGACCGAGCTGCGGACGGCCCTGACGGAACTCGACCGTGCCACCCGGGCGACCGTCCACGACCGCCTCACCGATCCGGACTTCGCCGCTTCGGTGGAGCTCTCGGTGCCGGGTCTGCTGGCGGAGATCCGTCGGAGCGGACGGCACCGCCCGGGGTCGGCCCGTGACCGGCGGCGTCTGCTCACCGTGTTCCGGCTGCTCCAGCGCAGCGCCACCAAGCCGTCACCGTTCGCCCGGCTCGCCGAGGCCACGCTGCTCGTCCCGGGGGCCGGTCGACGGCCGCCGCACCGGCGCGTCCGGGTGGATCGACAGGCGCTCGACTGGGTGCAGCACTGGGTACGTGGCCGGGGCCTGCGGTCGGTGACGCCGGAGCAGGTGTGGGTGACGACGAATCCCACCGCCACCGTCGGCGAGCCCGCCGAGGGCCGGGTGAGCTGGCTGGTCACCGGCGGACCGGTGGACGACCTGCGCACCGCCGCCTGCCCCGACCGGCTGGCCGGCCTGCTGCGCCGGCTGCGCTCCCCGCGCCGGCTCCGCGACCTCTCTCCCGACGGCACGGTCCCGGACCAGCTCGCCGCGCTCCTGCGCTGTGGTCTGCTCGAGGTGGGGCTGCGCCCGCCGGGACACGGCCGGCAGGTCCTCGACGGCGTCCTGGCGGCGCTGCCCGCCACGACCGGCGAGGACGACGCCGACGACCTGCGCGCCGCCCTGCGCCTGCTACGCGACATCGAGGCGGATCCCTCGCCCGTGCCGGGCGCCCTGACCGCGCCCGCCCGGGCCGGGCTCGAACGACTCGCCACCGCCTGCGGGGTCAGCACGGCGGGAACCGATCGTCTGCTGGTCACCGACGATCTCGTAGGGGTCGTCGACGAACCAGCTCCGGCGCTCGACGGGGAGGTCCTGGCAGACCTCGGACGGGTCAAGCTGATCGCGCCGCTGCTCGCTCCCGAGCTGCCCTTCCAACTCGCCGGGACGTTGGCTTTCCGGGACCGCTTCGGCACCGACGCGGTCCCGCTGCTGACCGCGTACCGATGGTTCGTCGGTTCCGGACGCGCCGCGGCGGACGCGATGGTCGCCGAGTCGAGCCGTCCGTTGCTGCGGCGGACCCTGGAGTTGCGTGCCGGCCTGACCGACCTGCTCCGGGCGCTCGCGGCCGGCTCGCCGGGCGCCCACGAGGTCCGGCTGGACGGCGCGGAGCTGGACCGACTCGCCGACGCCCTGCCCGACGAGGTGCCGGAGTGGGCCTGCGCGGCCTGGCCCGTGCAGTTCGCTGGCGACCGCGTCGTGCTCAACGGCCTCGGTTGCGGGTACGGCCGGTTCGCCGCCCGGGTCGCCGCCGGTCTGGGCGGGGCGCCGGTCGGGCTGCTGCGGGAGTGGGCCGGCGCGGCGGATGTCGGCGAGCCGGACGCGCTGGCGGTGGACGTCACGGCGCGGTTCGGCGCGACCGCCAACGAGCGGCCCCGACTGCTGCCGTACAGCCTGGCTTTTCCCGGCCATGCCCTGGAGTGCGACCCGGAGGCCCGGATCGACCCGGGCGACTGCACGGTTCGGGTCGACCCGGCGCGTGGCCGGCTGTTGCTGCACAGCAGCGCGCTGCCGGGAAGACCGCTGGTCCCGGTCCCCCAGAACGCCACGCTGACGCAGTTGGCGCCACCGTTCTTCCGGTGGCTGCGCAGACTTGGCCCGGCGACGGGCAGCACGCTGGCGTTCTGGGACCAGGTCGACGGCGACGTCGCGGCGGGCTCCCGCGGTGTCCGCCACTATCCACGGCTGGTCCTCGGTCGGCTGGTGCTCGCCCGCCGGACGTGGAAGGTGCCGCCGACTGCGCTGCCCGCGGGCGCCGACGACGCCGCCAGGACGGTGGGGTGGCACCGGTGGTGCGCCGGGACCGGGGTGCCCCGACAGTTCTTCGTCCGGGCGGTCACCCTCCCCGAGCCGTGGGACGTCGTCCGGGGGCGGGCCTCCGACGAGTGGGTGGGGCAGGCTCGCTCGCGGTCCGGCAGCGCCGTCCGCAAGCCCGTGTACGTGGATCTCTCCCAGCCGAGGTGCTGGCCGGAGGGGACCGCCGGCGCGTTGACCCTCACCGAGCCGTTGCCCGACCCGGCGGCGCTGGCCCTCCGGACGCACGCGGCGGAGTACGTGATCGAAACGTCCCAACCCCCTCGGCGGAGGAGCAGGGTATGA
- a CDS encoding YcaO-like family protein, translating into MSESSILDATPATAGRNVKRYFAGTHRTRHPAETWQLAERLFARCGLTRVADVTGLDVLGIPVWVAVRPMARTLSVSQGKGATDVAAKVSASMEAIELWYAEELPATPPGPVGVPASALRLPYDVMSLQRAARSLLTADTPLDWVPARVAGTERDTLVPRASVAISSLAAPVWSVPLLRVSSNGLASGNCPAEAALHGLFELIERDCTFDLGDRPVSTRTHIAPETVTDPGCRRLIEQITSAGAWLELVDNTRDPAFPCFVAYLWSPEDPSIYSGSGCHTDPATALSRAVTEAAQSRLTVINGTRDDVRGALYRSHRWDARRPVTPPGGIRSWRQTLAALRTRRFDSVDEEYRWCLRQVGRRTGRPVLEVRLSTDDEPLSVIRVIAPGLRFGTGDECPRPVRPEES; encoded by the coding sequence ATGAGTGAATCGTCCATCCTCGACGCGACACCGGCCACCGCGGGCCGGAACGTGAAGCGGTACTTCGCCGGCACGCACCGCACCCGGCATCCGGCGGAGACGTGGCAGCTCGCCGAGCGGCTCTTCGCGCGCTGCGGTCTGACCCGCGTCGCGGACGTCACCGGCCTCGACGTGCTCGGCATCCCGGTGTGGGTCGCCGTCCGGCCGATGGCCCGCACGCTGAGCGTCAGCCAGGGCAAGGGCGCCACGGACGTGGCCGCGAAGGTCTCGGCGTCGATGGAGGCCATCGAGCTGTGGTACGCCGAGGAGCTTCCGGCGACGCCGCCGGGGCCGGTGGGCGTGCCCGCCTCGGCCCTGCGCCTGCCGTACGACGTCATGTCCCTGCAGCGCGCCGCCCGGAGCCTGCTGACGGCGGACACGCCGCTGGACTGGGTGCCGGCCCGGGTGGCCGGCACGGAGCGGGACACGCTGGTGCCGCGCGCCAGCGTGGCCATCTCCTCGCTCGCCGCGCCGGTCTGGTCGGTGCCGCTGCTGCGGGTCTCCAGCAACGGCCTGGCCAGCGGGAACTGCCCGGCGGAGGCGGCCCTGCACGGGTTGTTCGAGCTCATCGAGCGGGACTGTACGTTCGACCTCGGGGACCGGCCGGTGTCCACCCGGACCCACATCGCCCCCGAGACGGTGACGGACCCCGGCTGCCGCCGCCTGATCGAGCAGATCACGTCCGCCGGGGCCTGGCTGGAACTCGTCGACAACACCCGCGACCCCGCGTTCCCCTGCTTCGTCGCCTACCTCTGGTCGCCCGAGGATCCGTCGATCTACTCGGGGTCCGGCTGCCACACCGACCCCGCGACGGCCCTCTCACGTGCCGTGACCGAGGCCGCGCAGAGCAGGTTGACGGTCATCAACGGCACCCGGGACGACGTCCGGGGCGCCCTCTACCGCTCCCACCGCTGGGACGCCCGACGGCCGGTCACCCCACCCGGCGGGATCCGCTCGTGGCGCCAGACCCTGGCCGCTTTGCGGACCCGGCGTTTCGACTCCGTCGACGAGGAGTACCGGTGGTGCCTGCGGCAGGTCGGCCGGCGGACCGGCCGACCCGTGCTGGAGGTGCGGTTGTCCACGGACGACGAGCCGCTGTCGGTGATCCGGGTGATCGCTCCCGGGCTGCGCTTCGGCACCGGCGACGAATGCCCGCGGCCCGTTCGACCGGAGGAGTCCTGA